The following proteins are co-located in the Gossypium hirsutum isolate 1008001.06 chromosome A02, Gossypium_hirsutum_v2.1, whole genome shotgun sequence genome:
- the LOC121210138 gene encoding cytochrome P450 78A7, producing MELGSVSKDTSWWVYTLPAFFGSKNLFDGYVLFSLFMAFLSIALFSWAFAVGGIAWKNGRNRKGTLPIPGPRGFPVFGSLFTLSRGLAHRSLAAMAWSRANTQLMAFSLGSTPVVVASDPHTAREILTSPHFADRPIKQSAKSLMFSRAIGFAPNGTYWRLLRRIASSHLFAPKRILAHEPGRQLDCTVMLRNIANEQKLHGSVCLRKHLQFAALNNIMGSVFGRRYDQRKDSEELEELRDMVREGFELLGAFNWSDYLPWLSYFYDPFRINQRCLQLVPRVRKLVKGIIEQHRQLSESKMLSDNVDFVDVLLSLDGEEKLQEDDMVSVLWEMIFRGTDTTALLTEWVMAELVLHPEVQAKLQLEIDSATRNKTLTDADVAKLPYLQAVVKETLRIHPPGPLLSWARLSTSDVQLSNGMLVPANTTAMVNMWAITHDPKVWKDPVEFKPERFLEAEVDVRGCDLRLAPFGAGRRVCPGKNLGLVTVQLWVAKLMQGFKWVQDSVAHPVDLSEVLKLSCEMKFPLHAIAVEREDTLLP from the exons ATGGAGTTGGGTTCGGTTTCAAAAGATACAAGCTGGTGGGTTTATACTCTTCCAGCTTTCTTTGGATCCAAAAATTTGTTCGATGGGTATGTTTTGTTTTCCCTCTTTATGGCATTTCTTTCCATTGCCCTTTTTTCTTGGGCTTTTGCTGTTGGTGGGATTGCATGGAAAAATGGAAGGAACCGAAAAGGTACCCTTCCTATTCCTGGTCCTAGGGGTTTCCCTGTTTTTGGTAGCCTCTTTACTTTGAGTCGTGGTTTGGCTCACCGTTCGCTTGCCGCCATGGCTTGGTCCAGGGCCAATACTCAGCTCATGGCTTTTAGCCTTGGTTCCACCCCAGTGGTCGTAGCTTCTGATCCCCACACGGCTCGCGAAATTTTAACTTCCCCTCACTTTGCTGACCGACCCATTAAGCAGTCCGCTAAAAGCCTCATGTTCAGTCGAGCCATAGGGTTCGCTCCCAACGGAACCTATTGGAGGCTTTTGAGAAGGATAGCTTCCTCCCACCTTTTTGCACCCAAGCGCATTTTAGCACACGAACCTGGTCGCCAGCTTGACTGTACTGTCATGCTGCGCAACATAGCGAACGAACAGAAGCTCCATGGCTCTGTTTGCTTAAGAAAACACCTCCAGTTTGCTGCTTTGAACAATATTATGGGGAGTGTTTTTGGCAGAAGATATGACCAGAGAAAAGACAGTGAAGAACTGGAAGAGCTTAGGGATATGGTAAGAGAAGGATTTGAACTACTTGGGGCTTTTAATTGGTCTGATTATTTGCCATGGCTGAGTTACTTTTATGACCCCTTTCGTATCAATCAACGTTGCTTGCAACTCGTTCCCCGAGTTAGGAAACTCGTCAAAGGCATCATTGAACAACACCGACAACTCAGTGAGTCCAAAATGCTGTCTGATAATGTTGATTTTGTAGATGTTTTGCTCTCTCTTGACGGTGAAGAAAAACTCCAAGAAGATGACATGGTTTCTGTTTTATGG GAAATGATATTCAGAGGAACTGATACGACTGCTTTGTTAACGGAGTGGGTCATGGCTGAGTTGGTATTGCACCCGGAAGTACAAGCCAAGCTGCAACTTGAAATTGACAGTGCTACGAGGAACAAAACCCTCACCGACGCTGACGTGGCGAAATTACCTTACCTTCAGGCGGTGGTCAAAGAAACCCTACGGATCCATCCCCCAGGGCCACTGCTTTCTTGGGCGAGGCTGTCCACGTCGGACGTCCAGCTCAGCAACGGGATGCTGGTTCCCGCCAATACAACCGCCATGGTGAACATGTGGGCCATAACCCATGACCCCAAAGTGTGGAAAGACCCGGTTGAGTTCAAGCCGGAGAGGTTCCTGGAAGCTGAGGTGGACGTAAGAGGCTGTGACTTGAGGCTAGCACCCTTTGGGGCTGGGCGCAGGGTTTGCCCTGGGAAGAACCTTGGGCTGGTGACGGTCCAACTGTGGGTAGCCAAGCTGATGCAAGGTTTCAAGTGGGTTCAAGATTCGGTGGCTCACCCGGTCGATTTGAGTGAGGTCCTGAAGCTGTCATGTGAGATGAAGTTCCCATTGCATGCTATTGCTGTGGAAAGAGAGGATACCCTTTTGCCTTAG